From the genome of Chelonia mydas isolate rCheMyd1 chromosome 2, rCheMyd1.pri.v2, whole genome shotgun sequence, one region includes:
- the XIRP1 gene encoding xin actin-binding repeat-containing protein 1 isoform X4, whose protein sequence is MAELQNQTSSKVNGKKMEEDLPPPPPPLQDSFQASTSLVGSQDSNPRPPPKGSFSKFYQQRQVNELKRLYRHMHPELRKNLEEAVTEDLAEMLSTEDPSAQASVNLDAVLPGEVQSMRWIFENWTLDSIGEHQPTKTLAEEEPIPSGDVKSTSRRFESHSLNGDRLSELTKVPTTVHTKGDVHTARWLFETQPLDSLNKMYSDETDVQEAVLKEPVQKGDVKGAKQLFETYSLEALGHYSSVEEQSILQLKSEIQELKGNVKKTIKLFQTEPLCAIRDKTGNIHEIKSVCREEIQSNAVRTARWLFETQPLDTINKDTSKVKIIRGISLEEAGRGNVSGARWMFETQPLDAIKELTVEEKDFRASMDFVDGADVSKQRLLFETQPLDSLKGEVSDSSPAKEEVIGGDVKSTLWLFETQPMETLKDNFEVGHLKRVGLLEEERGDVKQRKQVFETCPLSSISKASSEDPLSASNVQEVMKGDVKSFKNLFETLPLDSIKQSDAEPITKQEEEIPAGNVKANQVLFETIPLYAIKDSFGNFHKVTSVSREQIMSGDVKNYKWMFETKPLDQFDDSTEKVDIIRGITKQEVIAGDVRTAKWLFETQPIDVIHHQANQGEEHSSVKREVTQQGDVKTCRWLFETQPIDTLYEKVEKKQEGESSVPQADVKSYTWMFETQPLDSLKGQEEQYLQVGKAYCQDDLQGVDVKTVRHLFETEPLVTNASSETDSKKMVRYSSHVEIQSGEVSRVKEFFETKPLDVLGKLAAATKENGAPADGNIEAGSVHKFTWLFENFPMDTLKNNTEGIQEIPPEKDIEGGDIGGKRFIFETYSLDQIHDKVDETEIKRIQEETMSKASIKSCTMLFESQPLYAIQDKEGEYHEVTSLKKEEIMKGDLKGARWLFETKPLDQIKKEEEVFVIRAVTQEDIKKGDVQSARWRFETEPLDSFSGGKRSVARTVDDVQKGDVQTNKQLFESQSVSQKKYVRMVSVSDVQQGNVRTSTWLFENQPIDSLKGESEASSSITTVQREDSQKGDVKRSTWLFETQPMDSLKDPEGSASTNAPEVVPRADVKSTTWLFETTPLDKLSSSKHRTETEVKERTVRETLEGLCACQAIQHDGILIEANDVGSVRMVKYQFSRQTTPEIQKEEIVGGNLQRIMLQLLHRTNVEAQGMLVEEDEEGKIKVSPLQLLDPSEADKSKEELRDDVAKALQSLLSQDASIKKGIVMQETEVGSVKMTIYSLLHHSVQQEVVKGDVKSTIGNLLASSQEQRLMATIRREDNEKGNVQLYTSCIEKGDLDYLKNLQRESEIESLISSQADQEPAEFIQQDVQGANMHALQQEEPADKVTEDVGQGGIKGAKRVLMCEGVSKENMLERKAVHAGDDTDSTVQCLGQNLSRPTGEGKEDIVCGDIQATTQSLKKAKNVSKKAEREERVSRDVKEVKIAPQGAASTKVAAQKDDMARSQHSVAGETSQMTKNMEEEALGSDLQAAMQSLRLATAEAKSIQHQVQSKLHKSTEEIHLASKQQAPSISGTVTMQSTVRQQECAPPKQHQASATIRVQESSTSHTSASQKSMTSHKKVSTSEEVQGGQHVCQESQGVPSADVSVKDGLFTAKPVKPYVNPFIESDYKEQSVQEEREQDVVLRGDVKTAIRALQSAATEQRQVEKEDVVRGNLKATLQSLEKSNVNVSKGDFKAAMIYRNAGQSYSICKKENETQSISNQTAVVASGSQSDNDFPPPPPVAVMKTKCCPPMTQAREAAPSQPSKKDEALGCSAPMHNALPKTLTPASTKANDQRPSEKPAILPKPEITAPPRRKPIPPPKPERFLQEKPSRPASNSKGRLTKLVPPPLPPKPPGLSELSRAKTPPMNQAKDSCCSDALAQMGCGDCQSKCCTPQSPVANAVTVKNQNSEKKAPKDIIKTPLQIAEERYKATKEEQGKQESVDSKTSKPLKNRVAVSETEQVMTKEKAAAPRNCCPAEEIPGHTLSSGQENSCTLTSKQEWLDGYQIGLTNPESENKPSTSPKNQATLLRKGSATALNASPKTESASMSSTDGSWDNQSTTQKTNQRRQEEPSASSHQLSRDLFKEQQQVNSRQGGSLEAKREQFAQKPVVVMREKPCRETEDERLKRLSFHKEEIMKGSVKEAMEIFENLRRQEELQEILTRVKEFEEETFKVDVKALKSFFENVPEWVVHQKAHQVTQQHKAEKAEQTTKEDSDSVSSVELAFEDLERASAEIIHLKEQTLARLLDIEEAIRKALYSVSNLKSESDIAGLSGLFKESLGNAQSPTTSNNIRKISIVSSKAKQEKAAQGMQNAASVGSANGSEKTEMPKGELEVPCIIEQRVNSPSSPSYISIESAARKPAESPKMAYSPWDAPLQDYPDMPGKRDTFTQNIFNSLTRKSVGSGGCNPAPLETEQEPIQMKIGSNSIRQHYLSNPERPLSGNSGKDGCAPNSSKGSCHGAIKGGFSDYKAPLNISSPQNPRRQKSILELQTGPDGSKLYGATRTVTEQYEEVDEFGNKIITSSTTVTKQSETQTSSTCNVVSPPRYEITASPLLRRYLNSPGEDFHSNGSFQETGVVFVTFGNSKPKK, encoded by the coding sequence ATGGCAGAGCTTCAGAACCAGACGTCATCTAAAGTGAATGGCAAGAAAATGGAAGAGGACTTAcctccacctccccctcccctgcaagacTCCTTCCAGGCCTCTACTTCCCtggttgggagccaggattcaAACCCACGGCCGCCCCCTAAGGGATCCTTCTCAAAGTTCTACCAGCAGCGCCAGGTGAATGAGCTGAAGAGGCTCTACAGGCACATGCACCCTGAGCTGAGGAAGAACCTGGAGGAAGCTGTGACTGAGGACCTGGCAGAAATGCTCAGCACGGAAGATCCCAGTGCCCAGGCCTCAGTGAATCTGGATGCCGTGCTCCCGGGGGAGGTTCAGTCCATGCGCTGGATCTTTGAAAACTGGACGCTAGACTCTATTGGGGAGCATCAACCGACCAAGACATTGGCGGAGGAGGAACCCATCCCAAGCGGGGATGTGAAAAGCACCTCCAGGAGGTTTGAAAGCCATTCGTTAAACGGAGACAGGCTGTCTGAGTTGACCAAAGTGCCCACGACAGTCCACACCAAAGGGGACGTGCATACAGCCCGGTGGCTGTTCGAAACCCAGCCCCTGGACTCATTAAACAAAATGTACTCAGATGAAACAGACGTGCAGGAGGCAGTTCTCAAGGAGCCTGTTCAAAAAGGGGACGTGAAAGGTGCCAAGCAACTCTTTGAAACCTACTCCCTGGAAGCGCTGGGCCACTACAGCTCAGTGGAGGAGCAAAGTATCCTGCAGCTCAAATCAGAAATCCAGGAGCTAAAGGGCAATGTCAAGAAAACCATCAAGCTGTTCCAGACAGAGCCACTCTGTGCCATCAGAGACAAAACTGGCAACATCCACGAGATCAAATCCGTCTGCAGAGAAGAAATACAGAGCAATGCAGTCAGGACCGCTCGCTGGTTGTTTGAGACTCAGCCACTGGATACCATCAACAAGGACACGTCCAAAGTGAAAATTATCCGGGGGATTTCATTAGAAGAGGCAGGAAGGGGGAATGTCAGTGGAGCAAGGTGGATGTTTGAAACTCAGCCACTTGATGCGATCAAAGAATTGACAGTGGAAGAAAAGGATTTCAGGGCTTCCATGGATTTCGTTGACGGGGCAGATGTCAGTAAGCAGCGTCTACTTTTTGAGACCCAGCCTCTCGACTCTCTGAAAGGAGAAGTCTCAGACAGTAGCCCAGCCAAGGAAGAAGTCATCGGCGGTGACGTGAAATCTACACTCTGGCTGTTTGAAACCCAACCAATGGAAACCCTAAAAGATAATTTTGAAGTGGGTCATTTAAAGAGAGTGGGGCTTTTGGAAGAGGAGAGGGGGGATGTGAAACAAAGAAAGCAAGTCTTTGAGACCTGTCCCCTCAGCAGCATCTCAAAGGCATCCTCTGAAGACCCCCTCTCAGCCTCTAATGTACAAGAGGTGATGAAGGGGGATGTTAAATCTTTCAAAAACCTGTTTGAGACTCTCCCATTAGACAGCATTAAGCAGTCTGATGCTGAGCCCATCACCAAACAAGAAGAGGAGATACCAGCTGGGAACGTCAAAGCCAACCAGGTCCTGTTTGAGACAATACCTTTGTACGCCATCAAAGACAGCTTTGGAAACTTCCACAAGGTCACCTCTGTAAGCAGAGAGCAGATCATGAGCGGCGATGTCAAGAACTACAAATGGATGTTTGAAACCAAACCTTTGGACCAGTTTGATGACAGCACCGAAAAGGTGGATATAATCAGAGGGATCACAAAGCAGGAAGTGATAGCTGGTGATGTCAGAACAGCAAAATGGCTCTTTGAAACCCAGCCCATTGATGTCATCCATCACCAAGCCAACCAAGGAGAAGAGCACTCCTCGGTGAAGAGAGAGGTTACCCAGCAGGGTGATGTGAAGACCTGCAGGTGGCTGTTTGAGACACAGCCAATTGACACCCTGTATGAGAAGGTGGAgaaaaagcaggaaggggaaagCTCTGTACCACAGGCTGACGTTAAGTCGTACACGTGGATGTTTGAGACCCAGCCCCTGGACTCCCTGAAAGGCCAGGAGGAGCAGTATTTGCAGGTTGGCAAAGCATACTGCCAAGATGACTTACAAGGAGTCGACGTCAAAACTGTCAGACATCTGTTTGAGACTGAACCACTGGTTACCAATGCCTCCAGCGAGACTGACTCAAAGAAAATGGTCAGGTACTCCAGCCATGTGGAGATACAGTCCGGTGAAGTGTCTCGGGTGAAGGAGTTCTTTGAAACCAAACCCTTGGATGTACTGGGTAAATTGGCTGCAGCCACAAAAGAGAATGGTGCCCCTGCAGATGGGAACATTGAAGCTGGATCAGTGCACAAGTTCACCTGGCTCTTTGAGAACTTCCCCATGGATACTTTAAAGAACAACACTGAGGGCATACAAGAAATCCCCCCAGAGAAGGATATCGAGGGGGGGGACATCGGAGGCAAGAGGTTCATTTTTGAGACCTACTCCCTAGACCAGATTcatgacaaggtggatgagacGGAGATCAAAAGGATCCAGGAGGAGACAATGAGCAAAGCCAGCATCAAGTCCTGCACCATGCTCTTTGAGAGCCAGCCCCTATATGCCATCCAGGACAAGGAGGGGGAATATCATGAGGTCACCTCACTGAAGAAGGAAGAAATAATGAAAGGCGACTTGAAAGGTGCCCGGTGGCTCTTCGAAACCAAACCTCTGGATCAGAtcaagaaggaggaggaggtgttCGTGATCAGGGCTGTCACCCAAGAGGACATCAAGAAAGGGGATGTCCAGTCTGCCCGATGGAGGTTTGAGACGGAGCCTCTCGATTCCTTCTCTGGGGGGAAGAGGTCTGTGGCCAGGACAGTAGATGATGTACAGAAAGGGGATGTCCAGACCAACAAGCAGCTTTTCGAGTCTCAGTCGGTGAGCCAGAAGAAATACGTGAGGATGGTCAGCGTCAGCGATGTCCAGCAGGGCAATGTGAGGACGTCCACCTGGCTTTTTGAGAACCAGCCCATCGATTCCCTGAAGGGAGAGTCTGAAGCGAGCTCCAGCATAACCACTGTGCAGAGAGAAGACAGCCAGAAAGGGGATGTGAAGCGCTCCACATGGCTGTTTGAAACTCAGCCCATGGATAGTCTCAAAGACCCCGAGGGGTCTGCCAGCACCAATGCCCCGGAGGTGGTCCCTCGTGCTGATGTGAAGAGCACAACGTGGCTGTTTGAAACCACCCCTCTGGATAAACTCAGCTCTTCTAAACACAGAACCGAAACTGAGGTGAAAGAGAGGACAGTGAGGGAGACTTTGGAAGGCCTCTGCGCCTGCCAGGCCATCCAGCATGACGGGATCCTCATAGAAGCCAATGACGTAGGGAGCGTGAGGATGGTGAAGTACCAGTTCAGCAGGCAAACTACTCCAGAGATCCAAAAGGAAGAGATTGTGGGAGGCAATTTGCAAAGGATCATGCTGCAACTACTGCACAGGACCAATGTGGAGGCCCAGGGGATGCTGgtggaggaggacgaggagggcAAGATCAAAGTCAGCCCACTGCAGCTACTGGACCCAAGTGAAGCCGATAAAAGCAAAGAGGAGTTGAGGGATGATGTCGCTAAGGCTCTCCAAAGTCTCCTTAGCCAAGATGCCTCCATCAAAAAGGGAATAGTCATGCAAGAGACAGAGGTGGGGTCGGTGAAGATGACTATCtactccctcctgcaccactCCGTCCAGCAGGAAGTTGTCAAGGGGGATGTGAAGTCAACCATAGGAAACCTGCTGGCTTCCTCGCAAGAGCAGAGGTTGATGGCAACCATCAGACGGGAGGACAACGAGAAGGGGAATGTCCAGCTGTACACCAGCTGCATCGAGAAGGGAGACCTGGACTACCTAAAGAACCTTCAGCGGGAGTCCGAGATAGAGTCCCTTATCTCCTCTCAAGCAGACCAGGAGCCAGCAGAATTCATCCAGCAGGATGTGCAAGGGGCTAATATGCATGCCTTgcaacaggaagagccagcagaTAAAGTGACTGAAGATGTGGGGCAAGGGGGCATTAAGGGGGCTAAGAGAGTGCTCATGTGTGAAGGTGTAAGCAAAGAGAACATGTTAGAAAGAAAGGCAGTGCATGCAGGTGACGACACAGACTCCACTGTGCAGTGTCTTGGGCAAAACCTGAGCCGGCCcacaggggagggaaaggaagataTTGTGTGTGGGGATATTCAGGCAACCACACAGTCACTGAAAAAGGCTAAGAATGTCAGCaagaaggcagagagagaggagagagtcTCTAGAGATGTGAAGGAAGTGAAGATTGCACCACAGGGAGCAGCCTCCACTAAAGTGGCGGCTCAGAAAGATGACATGGCCAGAAGCCAGCATTCAGTGGCAGGGGAAACCAGCCAGATGACAAAAAACATGGAGGAGGAGGCCCTTGGAAGTGATCTTCAAGCCGCAATGCAGAGTCTAAGGCTGGCCACAGCTGAGGCAAAAAGCATTCAGCACCAAGTCCAGAGCAAGCTCCACAAGAGCACAGAGGAAATCCATCTAGCCTCTAAGCAGCAGGCACCCAGCATTTCGGGGACAGTGACCATGCAATCAACTGTTCGCCAACAGGAATGTGCACCCCCCAAGCAGCATCAAGCCAGCGCCACCATCAGAGTCCAGGAGTCATCCACGTCCCACACAAGTGCGTCTCAGAAGAGCATGACGTCACACAAAAAGGTCAGTACTTCCGAGGAAGTACAGGGAGGACAGCATGTGTGCCAGGAAAGCCAAGGTGTGCCTAGTGCAGATGTTAGCGTTAAGGATGGTCTGTTTACTGCCAAGCCAGTGAAACCCTATGTAAACCCTTTTATTGAGTCTGATTACAAAGAGCAATCAGTGCAAGAAGAAAGAGAGCAAGATGTTGTGCTCAGAGGGGATGTAAAGACAGCTATCAGAGCACTGCAAAGTGCTGCAACAGAACAGAGACAAGTAGAGAAGGAGGATGTTGTTCGAGGTAACTTAAAGGCCACTCTTCAGTCGCTGGAGAAGTCTAATGTTAATGTCTCCAAAGGGGATTTTAAAGCCGCTATGATATACAGAAATGCAGGGCAGTCATATTCCATATGTAAAAAGGAAAACGAGACTCAATCAATTAGTAACCAGACAGCTGTAGTGGCTTCAGGGTCCCAGTCTGATAAtgactttcctcctcctcccccagttgcTGTGATGAAAACTAAGTGTTGTCCACCCATGACACAAGCAAGAGAAGCTGCCCCTTCCCAACCAAGCAAAAAAGATGAAGCCCTGGGATGTTCTGCACCCATGCACAACGCTCTCCCTAAGACCCTCACTCCCGCCTCCACCAAAGCCAATGATCAGAGGCCTTCAGAGAAACCAGCGATTCTCCCCAAACCAGAAATTACTGCCCCACCAAGGAGGAAACCCATTCCACCTCCAAAACCTGAGCGCTTCCTGCAGGAGAAACCTTCACGCCCTGCTAGCAACAGTAAAGGGAGGTTGACAAAGCTAGtcccacccccactgcctcctAAACCTCCAGGCCTGAGCGAGCTAAGCAGAGCAAAAACCCCACCTATGAATCAGGCAAAGGACTCGTGTTGCTCTGATGCCTTAGCACAAATGGGATGTGGGGACTGTCAGTCAAAGTGTTGTACCCCTCAATCACCAGTGGCCAATGCTGTTACAGTAAAGAACCAGAACTCTGAGAAGAAAGCACCAAAAGACATCATCAAAACACCTCTTCAGATAGCAGAGGAAAGGTACAAGGCAACCAAGGAAGAACAGGGCAAGCAAGAGTCAGTAGACTCTAAGACGTCAAAGCCACTTAAAAATCGAGTGGCTGTCTCTGAAACAGAACAGGTGATGACCAAAGAGAAGGCAGCAGCTCCAAGGAACTGCTGTCCAGCTGAGGAAATTCCAGGACACACACTTTCATCTGGCCAAGAGAACAGCTGCACATTAACATCAAAACAAGAATGGCTGGATGGATATCAGATAGGTCTTACTAACCCCGAGAGTGAGAATAAGCCAAGTACCTCTCCTAAGAATCAAGCTACCCTTCTGAGAAAAGGATCTGCCACAGCACTAAATGCCTCACCTAAGACAGAAAGTGCAAGCATGTCTAGTACCGATGGGTCATGGGATAATCAGAGCACCACCCAGAAAACAAATCAGAGAAGACAAGAAGAGCCTTCAGCATCTTCCCATCAGCTTTCCAGGGACCTCTttaaggagcagcagcaggtgaaCAGTAGACAAGGGGGCAGTCTTGAAGCGAAGAGGGAGCAGTTTGCACAGAAGCCAGTGGTGGTCATGCGAGAAAAGCCCTGCAGAGAAACGGAGGATGAACGTCTCAAGAGGCTGTCTTTCCACAAGGAGGAGATCATGAAGGGCAGTGTCAAGGAGGCTATGGAGATCTTTGAGAACCTGCGAAGGCAGGAGGAGCTGCAAGAGATCCTGACCCGAGTGAAGGAGTTTGAGGAGGAGACATTTAAGGTGGATGTGAAAGCCCTGAAGAGCTTCTTTGAGAATGTCCCAGAATGGGTGGTGCATCAGAAGGCTCACCAAGTGACGCAGCAGCACAAGGCCGAGAAGGCCGAGCAAACGACGAAGGAAGACTCTGACAGCGTCTCCTCTGTGGAGCTGGCTTTTGAAGACCTGGAGAGGGCAAGTGCTGAGATCATCCACCTGAAGGAGCAGACGTTAGCTAGGTTGCTGGACATTGAGGAGGCCATTAGGAAAGCTCTCTATTCTGTTTCTAATCTAAAGTCAGAATCAGACATAGCTGGGCTCTCTGGGCTCTTCAAGGAGTCTCTGGGGAACGCCCAGAGCCCTACAACCAGCAACAATATCCGTAAGATCAGCATCGTCTCCAGCAAAGCCAAGCAAGAGAAAGCGGCACAAGGGATGCAGAACGCAGCATCTGTGGGAAGTGCAAATGGGTCCGAAAAGACGGAGATGCCCAAAGGAGAGTTAGAGGTCCCCTGCATCATTGAGCAGCGAGTAAATTCTCCATCGTCTCCTTCTTATATCTCCATTGAGTCTGCAGCCAGAAAGCCTGCCGAATCACCCAAGATGGCATATTCCCCCTGGGATGCCCCCTTACAAGATTATCCCGACATGCCAGGAAAAAGGGACACATTCACTCAGAACATCTTTAACTCATTAACTCGCAAATCAGTGGGGTCCGGTGGATGCAATCCAGCTCCCTTGGAGACTGAACAGGAGCCCATCCAGATGAAGATAGGATCAAACTCAATTAGGCAACACTATCTCAGCAACCCCGAGCGTCCGCTTAGTGGCAACAGTGGCAAGGATGGGTGCGCACCGAACTCATCCAAAGGCAGCTGCCATGGTGCAATCAAAGGAGGCTTTTCTGACTACAAAGCTCCCCTGAACATCTCTAGCCCACAGAATCCAAGGAGGCAGAAAAGCATATTAGAACTGCAGACAGGTCCGGATGGATCCAAGCTTTACGGAGCCACCAGAACTGTGACCGAGCAGTATGAGGAGGTGGATGAGTTCGGAAACAAGATCATCACTTCATCCACCACCGTCACCAAGCAATCAGAGACCCAAACCTCCTCCACGTGCAACGTGGTCTCTCCTCCCCGGTATGAGATAACCGCCTCGCCCCTCCTTCGGAGGTACCTAAACAGTCCTGGTGAAGACTTCCACTCTAATGGCAGCTTCCAGGAAACAGGGGTGGTCTTTGTCACTTTTGGCAACTCCAAGCCAAAGAAATAG